The following nucleotide sequence is from Desulfomicrobium macestii.
GCATCCGTGTCATTCCCGCGAAGGCGGGAATCCATGCCTTACTGACCCATGCAAAACCTCGCAAAACTTCAGAACAGCATCCGTGTCATTCCCGCGAAGGCGGGAACCCATGCCTTACTGACCCATGCAAAACCTCGCAAAACTTCAGCACAGCATCCGTGTCATTCCCGCGCAGGCGGGAATCCATGCCTTTTGCCCCTCTTCTCCGCCCGAAATCAGGCGTTCCAGTCCAGGATGACCTTGCCGGACTTGCCCGAGCGCATGACATCGAAGCCCTTCTGGAAGTCCTCGGCGGCGAAGTTGTGGGTGATGACCGGGGACATGTCCAGTCCGCTCTGCAGCATGGCTGTCATCTTGTACCAAGTCTCGAACATTTCGCGGCCGTAGATGCCCTTGAGCTTCAGGCCCTTGAACACGACCTGTCCCCAGTCGATGGCCGTGTCCTCGGGCATGATGCCGAGCAGGGCGATGTGCCCGCCGTGGTTCATCTGCGCGAGCATCTCCCGGAAAGCGTGGGGGTTTCCGGACATCTCAAGACCTACGTCGAAGCCTTCGGACATGTGCAGGTCGGCCATGGTCTCGGCCAGGGACTCGCTGCCGACGTTGACGGCGCGGCTGACGCCCATCTTGCGGGCCAGGTCCAGGCGGTAGTCGTTGACGTCGGTGATGACCACGTGGCGAGCTCCGCAGAACCGGGCTATCCCCGCGGCCATGATGCCGATGGGTCCGGCCCCGGTGATGAGCACGTCCTCGCCGACCAGATCGAAGGACAGGGCGGTGTGCGTGGCGTTGCCGAGCGGGTCGAGCATGGCGGCCACGTCGCCGGAGATGGTGTCGGGGATCTTGAAGGCGTTGACGGCCGGAACGCAGACGTATTCGGCGAAGCAGCCCGGACGGTTGACGCCCACGCCGATGGCGTTGCGGCAGAGATGGCGCTTGCCCGCCTTGCAGTTGCGGCAGTGGCCGCAGGTGATGTGCCCCTCGGCGGAAACCCGGTCGCCGACTTTGAGCCCGCGCACCTCGGAGCCCATGGCCACGATGCGCCCCACAAACTCATGTCCGACGGCCATGGGCACGGGGATGGTCTTGGCCGCCCAGGCGTCCCAGTTGTAGATATGGATGTCGGTGCCGCAGATGGCGGTCTTGCCGACTTTTA
It contains:
- the tdh gene encoding L-threonine 3-dehydrogenase, whose amino-acid sequence is MEKMKALVKAKAEVGIWMEEIPVPEVGHNDILIKVGKTAICGTDIHIYNWDAWAAKTIPVPMAVGHEFVGRIVAMGSEVRGLKVGDRVSAEGHITCGHCRNCKAGKRHLCRNAIGVGVNRPGCFAEYVCVPAVNAFKIPDTISGDVAAMLDPLGNATHTALSFDLVGEDVLITGAGPIGIMAAGIARFCGARHVVITDVNDYRLDLARKMGVSRAVNVGSESLAETMADLHMSEGFDVGLEMSGNPHAFREMLAQMNHGGHIALLGIMPEDTAIDWGQVVFKGLKLKGIYGREMFETWYKMTAMLQSGLDMSPVITHNFAAEDFQKGFDVMRSGKSGKVILDWNA